The Triplophysa dalaica isolate WHDGS20190420 chromosome 5, ASM1584641v1, whole genome shotgun sequence genome window below encodes:
- the LOC130421302 gene encoding E3 ubiquitin-protein ligase RBBP6-like has translation MPCVHYKFVSKLTHDTVIFEGLHITLGDLKRQIMRREKLKRCDLRISTEQTDEEYTDDADIIPSNTMVTVRRIPGTGVKSTYNRPANNWSKPSSGSSKAQVNGSLMSLEQLFKTENLAEAKASEEDKIKAVMFQSSRCYYSTNEALKLVGGLPPNYVCYKCGVPGHHIKNCPKTRDPAFIGSKRIRRSAGIPVSFLMEVDDHNMKGVMLSSSGKHVIPIINAEAYATQKKEDPPFLTRSESSTSTPDEDPVPDALLCQICKDLMTDAVMTPCCSNSFCDECIRTCLLDSDEHVCPSCTKCHVSPDDLNVNMFLRQEVNCFKNRAEGSGFSHTRKPLNSYTACSSTSQSLSHRSSSVVSEPHDSRTNSSSGKRRRGLRDDGSEDNDSGPLLKKSKNAF, from the exons ATGCCGTGTGTTCATTATAAGTTTGTCAGTAAACTTACACACGACACTGTGATCTTTGAGGGACTTCACATCACTCTCGGAGATTTGAAACGACAAATCATGAGACGAGAGAAACTGAAGCGATGTGACCTGCGCATCTCCACCGAGCAAACTGATGAAG AATACACTGATGATGCAGACATCATCCCCAGTAACACTATGGTGACCGTCAGAAGAATCCCTGGAACTGGGGTGAAATCCACATATAACAGACCTGCAAA TAACTGGTCTAAACCATCAAGTGGATCTTCAAAAGca CAAGTGAATGGTTCTTTAATGTCACTTGAGCAGCTTTTCAAG ACTGAGAATCTGGCTGAGGCAAAGGCATCAGAGGAGGACAAAATTAAAGCTGTCATGTTCCAGTCCAGCCGCTGTTACTATTCTACCAA TGAAGCACTCAAGCTGGTTGGAGGCCTTCCACCAAACTATGTGTGCTATAAATGTGGCGTACCTGGGCATCACATCAAAAACTGCCCAAAGACACGG GATCCAGCATTTATTGGGAGCAAGCGCATACGGAGAAGCGCAGGAATTCCTGTCAGCTTCTTAATGGAGGTGGATGACCACAACATGAAGGGAGTGATGCTGAGCAGCAGTGGAAAGCATGTCATTCCCATTATCAACGC TGAGGCTTATGCAACTCAAAAGAAAGAAGATCCGCCCTTCTTAACCAGGAGTGAGTCCTCCACATCCACCCCAGATGAAGATCCGGTGCCCGATGCTCTGCTGTGTCAGATCTGCAAAGATCTCATGACTGACGCTGTGATGACGCCCTGTTGCAGCAACAGCTTCTGCGATGAGT GTATTCGAACGTGTCTGCTGGATTCAGATGAACATGTTTGTCCCAGCTGCACAAAGTGTCATGTGTCTCCTGATGAtttgaatgtaaacatgttcTTACGGCAG GAAGTGAACTGTTTTAAGAACAGAGCCGAGGGGTCTGGTTTCTCACACACTCGAAAACCCCTGAACTCTTATACGGCGTGTTCCTCCACAAGCCAAAGTCTCAGCCATCGGTCCAGCTCAGTCGTTTCTGAACCCCACGATTCCCGCACCAACTCATCCTCCGGTAAGAGGCGACGGGGTTTGCGTGATGATGGCAGTGAAGACAATGACTCCGGACCTCTGCTCAAGAAATCCAAGAATGCTTTCTGA
- the LOC130421322 gene encoding uncharacterized protein LOC130421322 isoform X1, translated as MKVIVSTGRLCTVTVNMCACEPETCTLLRYGLWPATADKHQTAFSIPLLELFVCLSLECQVSVEGFCNTLRWKNNLTLAEVNALYRALVGESISHFRHHHFRKISLVDVCPQLGDGTTCPACPKADGDVIVTLDANFGLVRKQSSGTSAVEPLHGTRMFVSEKDVEEYLLSHLDSSKPHEDCSNFKAGNVLRSPQQAKKLDVTGVFGASCRHEMPLMFVNMSQGERQVYATVVIILLFYSTYSKTFLNSLTLALAIF; from the exons ATGAAGGTCATTGTCAGCACAG gacGGCTCTGCACCGTCACAGTcaatatgtgtgcgtgtgaacCAGAAACGTGCACTCTGCTAAGGTATGGGCTCTGGCCAGCAACAGCCGACAAGCATCAGACAGCCTTCTCCATCCCTCTGCTAGAgctttttgtttgtctgtcacTGGAGTGTCAGGTTTCTGTTGAGGGTTTTTGCAACACCCTGCGCTGGAAAAATAACCTTACACTTGCAGAG GTTAACGCACTTTACAGAGCCCTGGTGGGAGAATCCATATCTCATTTTAGGCATCACCACTTCCGAAAAATAAGTTTGGTAGATGTTTGCCCACAATTAGGTGATGGGACCACATGTCCAGCATGTCCAAAG GCGGATGGAGATGTGATAGTGACATTGGATGCCAACTTTGGCCTTGTGAGAAAGCAAAGCTCAGGGACAAGTGCGGTTGAGCCATTACATGGAACCCGCATGTTTGTTAGTGAAAAGGATGTAGAGGAATACCTGCTATCACATCTTGACAGCTCAAAGCCTCACGAG GACTGCAGTAACTTCAAGGCTGGCAACGTGCTGAGGTCACCGCAACAAGCTAAGAAACTTGATGTTACAGGAGTGTTTGGAGCCTCCTGTCGTCATGAAATGCCCCTAATGTTTGTCAACATGAGCCAAGGAGAACGGCAAGTCTATGCCACAGTAGTGATAATTCTCCTGTTTTATTCTacttattcaaaaacatttttgaatagcTTGACCCTAGCATTAgccatattttaa
- the LOC130421322 gene encoding uncharacterized protein LOC130421322 isoform X2 has protein sequence MCACEPETCTLLRYGLWPATADKHQTAFSIPLLELFVCLSLECQVSVEGFCNTLRWKNNLTLAEVNALYRALVGESISHFRHHHFRKISLVDVCPQLGDGTTCPACPKADGDVIVTLDANFGLVRKQSSGTSAVEPLHGTRMFVSEKDVEEYLLSHLDSSKPHEDCSNFKAGNVLRSPQQAKKLDVTGVFGASCRHEMPLMFVNMSQGERQVYATVVIILLFYSTYSKTFLNSLTLALAIF, from the exons atgtgtgcgtgtgaacCAGAAACGTGCACTCTGCTAAGGTATGGGCTCTGGCCAGCAACAGCCGACAAGCATCAGACAGCCTTCTCCATCCCTCTGCTAGAgctttttgtttgtctgtcacTGGAGTGTCAGGTTTCTGTTGAGGGTTTTTGCAACACCCTGCGCTGGAAAAATAACCTTACACTTGCAGAG GTTAACGCACTTTACAGAGCCCTGGTGGGAGAATCCATATCTCATTTTAGGCATCACCACTTCCGAAAAATAAGTTTGGTAGATGTTTGCCCACAATTAGGTGATGGGACCACATGTCCAGCATGTCCAAAG GCGGATGGAGATGTGATAGTGACATTGGATGCCAACTTTGGCCTTGTGAGAAAGCAAAGCTCAGGGACAAGTGCGGTTGAGCCATTACATGGAACCCGCATGTTTGTTAGTGAAAAGGATGTAGAGGAATACCTGCTATCACATCTTGACAGCTCAAAGCCTCACGAG GACTGCAGTAACTTCAAGGCTGGCAACGTGCTGAGGTCACCGCAACAAGCTAAGAAACTTGATGTTACAGGAGTGTTTGGAGCCTCCTGTCGTCATGAAATGCCCCTAATGTTTGTCAACATGAGCCAAGGAGAACGGCAAGTCTATGCCACAGTAGTGATAATTCTCCTGTTTTATTCTacttattcaaaaacatttttgaatagcTTGACCCTAGCATTAgccatattttaa